The Aedes albopictus strain Foshan chromosome 1, AalbF5, whole genome shotgun sequence genomic interval GTTCTTTTGCATCCTGTCAAACTGCAGGTGATCGCACAGCTGCTGGACGTCCTCATCCGTAAGGTTGTGACCAACGTTCATGAACTCGGCAGTCTGGCGGATTACGGTAGGGAGATTGCGCTTCATGTCCTCGTACTTCAAGAACAGGATGTTCGGTTGATTGCGACGCTTCCAAAACGACAGCATATGGGCCCACATCGGCCCTATGGGGGCGTTGTCGGCCAGGAAGATTTCACAGAAGTCCTCTAAGCTGCCCTCGGTCTGGTGGATCAACTGGCAATAGTAGTAGTAGGAGACGCACAAGTCCTTCGGATTCCTGGCTATGTAGATCATCTTGGGCCGCACCTGGTCCATCTCATTCGGAAGAAGCTGCCAGGGCAGATGACACTTGACAAACCGCGGACTGGGCATGTTGTGGACGCAAGTTACGGAGTTGACCTTCTTGTGTTCCCTGTTGAATAGAAAAGGCGTGTTTCATTATGGGAACACTTCTTCAAAATCACGCCCGACTCACGTTACAAAGTCCTCAACGCTTCGGTCCTCGGAGAATATGGCAGACAACTCCAACAGGGGCGTTCGGACCTGTTGAATATTCTTGGCTCCCTCATAGTCCAGGTTGTTCCCCAATAGCCAAATCATTTCCTGGGCCCAGGTCGAACCTGTCCTCGGATAGGAGTGCAACCACACGTCATCCGATCGAATTTCGAAGTTCTTGATGTCCTCACCGATTGCCTGGAACTTGCTGGGCATCAACACCCGCCCCGGATGAACTTCAACCAGGGAATTATTGGTACGGAAAAATCCGTCCAGCTGCTCTTGAAGATCTCGATCTAGCTTACGGTACTCTATGTTCATGATTTGCCTCACTAACAACCGTGGAGCTTATAGGTGTAGTAGGGATTGGGATTGGGAGCTACTTTCACTCGCCACCGTCACTCGAAAACAACTGAAGTTGGTGCGCACAATTTTCCAACTTGCGCCGGAAAATTAGACTGGCGACTTCGACGACCAACGGCGGCGGTGGGACCCCTGCCGCATGCTACCCGACTCGATTCATTGGGCTTTGGGCTTGATGGGTAGGAAATGTGCACAACCGGTAAAGCCAGTCATAAATACTGATCGCGTCGTCCGACTAGTGGGAGAGCGGAGTAAGTTTCGACCAATAAATAAGCAGAGGAAGTGTATTAGGATTAGGTGGTTACAGttcatatggggctgtccataaaccacgtggtcatgaggggggggggggggggcttcggccaatgaccattttgtatggacgaataaaaaattttgtatggactaatgaccacgcgggggggggggggtttgagaagtcccaaaaaaatgaccacgtggtttatggacagccccatatggcTTTTTGTCTGGATTCATAGAGAAAGGGAATACGTGTATGTCCATTGGACTCCAGTTCAAGTGCTTCCAACTTTTTGATATCTCAATCAAATCAAATACACGGGTAATAAAATCCTGATGAGAAGATAATTTATTGCTTTGTTTTTTCATCACACTTTCCTTTCGCATTGACATTACGTAAACAGATTttttcttcagactctagtttaatttaaaaacacttcactaatactttacttttgcaaaagaaaataaaaaatgaataactcttttaaagaaaaactagaaaggacgagcaaattccttttaattctactactgtgtaaagaattaaaaggaatttgctcgtcctttctagtttttctttaaaagagttattcattttttattttcttttgcaaaagtaaagtattagtgaagtgtttttaaattaaactagagtctgaagtaacaagttctactaaaagctctaaagtaatagtaaagattTTTTCTGATTTCAGGGACGATTCAGttccagggatattccagatGGTCTCAGGGGCTTCAAGGGATACTAGGAGAATTCCAAGTGTTTTgctgggggggggggtggttgtggGATTTCCGCGTcgttttcaggggttttaaggggtttcagggacgttctatGGGGTTTCATATGGAGTTGCAGGGGAGTTaaaaggcgttccaggggatttcagggacgttccaggaggTTCTAGGGGTGTTACAAAGGGTTTCAGTAGCGTCTAGAGGTTTTCAAGGTGTTCCATGAGATTCTCCATAGGCTTTCTGAGCTTTCCAAGAGATTTTCCGTGGCATTCTAGGGGATTCAGGTTcagattttcaagggatttcaaggcTATTCGAGGGTGTTATAAAGGGCTTCAGAGGCATTCCATGGATTTCTaatgggtttcaggggtgttccaaggcGGTTCAGGAAATTCTAGGGTGTTGCAAAGCGTCCCAACTGCGTGTAACTGCTGCTCAATTAAAAGTGGTTAGACACGTATAGGAACGGATACATgtggattttccggttagaaaaggaaatGTCATTTCCCTTGGTTTCGGGGGTATTCGAGGGGTTCCGAAAGactccaagggatttcaggggtgttccaagggaTTTTTAATCGGCATTCCAGGAGTTTTGaatgggtttcagaagcgttccatggGTTTTCAATTGGTTTTAGGGACGTTCCAAAACATTTCTGGAGCGTTCCTGAAGTTTcaggggtattcctccagggattttcaagggatttcaaaggtatcccatggcgtttcaggggtttccaaggggtttcaggagtatttcagggTGTTCAATGAATATTCAACGgcattccagagtttttcaaggggtttcagtttCAAGGGATTTTAGAAACGAGTCCTGGGTGGTTATAATGGGATTCGGGGGTATTTCAGGGAGCTTCTGGGGGTTGCAGAAGTGTTCAGAGGCATCCGGGGGTGTTCCTGAGGTTCCAAGAGGCTTTCAGGTCCGTTCTAGGGCCTTTCAAGGAGTTTGAAAAGCGTTCCAGGGAATCAGAAgagttccaggggtttcaggggtgttccaggaggtcCCAGGTGATTGTGGGTTTAGTGGCCGCGCGGTTAGCGGCATAAGCCGCTGCATGCGGGTTCGATTTCTGCTTCAGTCCCGATACAACTTTTCGTCTaacagaaaattttccactgggccactgagtgttatgcgtgttgtccgttgtctcgtgttagtgtgGTGAGTatggttcagtctgtgcagcccttGGTGCAGCCTCTGGTATGATTGCCTTTTATAATGGAGTTTCGGGTGCATTCCTGGAGATTCCAAgagttttctaatttttttttttttttttttatttagcaacaattacaattacaactatAACATACACACAAACTTAAAACTATTGGCTCTCCCGGTGTAAAACCATAACTGAGCCGTGATTCGACTTgtttaaattttcatattttttttaatttttttaattttttttatttttttttattttttttttattttttttcttaaagctaAAACATAAATGAGGTTCTCCGGATTGGATCTGCAGTTGTCTTCGGGATTTGCGTTGTCAAGATTTTCTGCAAATGTAGATTACATTTTTAGTTGATCAAATTCTAATCTTATTTTCCGAGATAAAGAGTTTTCTAATGTTTTCAGGGGTGTACAAAGGCGTTCCAGGACTTCTTTcgtggatttcaggagcgttccaggattttcaagaagtttcagagatgTACCAGGGGGTTCTGGAGCTTTCCGAGGGTGTTTCGgagatttcaaagcgtttcaggattctgggaatctctgggAGTTTTAGGAAGTCGCGGACATACCAAAGGGTTTCTAATGCTTGTTCCAGGGgcattctaggggtgctccaaagggtttcagaggattGCAGTGGCGTTTCAGGGACTTTCAGAAGATTTGAAGGCGTTACAGGCTGGTTCAGGTGGTTTCGGggggttccagggatgttccagggacgTTCCATGAATGTTCAAGGAGACTCAAAGAGTTTCAAGGACGTTCCAGAgcattttaggggatttcaggggcgtccgCTCAATCCAATGAAAATCCCTTCGGAGCCCTTATAAAAAGCTTGAATACGCCTCTGATACATACCTGAATCTCTCTGGGACCCTTGTATAAATttgtaataaataaattaaaacttCAACTACATATGCCGCCatcgccgacactttttgtctcacGCTGACACCGGATGAGGTGTTAGCGGcgtgccatacgccgctgtttgtcatgCCGACGATAATTAGTGCTACGATTCCTCCtaaatttccttcaaagattccccgAACATTCCAATCACTAGGAGTTCTTTCCGCCATTCATGCaggaggaatttcatcatggattttttcagaagataTCTCAGGAATGCTAACAGGAGTTGGTTTAGGGATTACTCAGGAGTaacttcaaatattctttcaggaggattcagggattcccccagaagatccttcagggactGCCATAGGAGGTCGTTCAGAGATCTGTTACTTGGCGGGTTGGAAGGACCACGCCTAGCGAGCATAGGCGAAACTATCGGGGGTGCCAGCCAACCCCCTAGAATTTCTATgaattgctgtgagatatggggcgatgaatgatgaatggatgaaccaatgaatttttgtttgtagtgcaccccctggcaaaaattcgtagtttcgcccatgctagcgagcgagactcttagggtcggcaCGTTTCGCTGGTTAAGAACccaagtaaaacactattttgctTTTCCactatttctttatttttttccaacTTACTGTGCGTGTGGAGTGTCGGTGTGTTGTGTGGAACGTTGGGGCCGGCCGGAAGTGGAGCACTGAGGGGGGTTTCCTTTGGGTTTCCTGGGCGTTCGATGGACCACCGGGACTTGGACGGGATGACGGGGTGCGCGGCACAACCTTCGCGCTTGAAATTACCATCGGGATGGCGTGGTGGGTGATGTCCAGGGGTCTCAACGGGGGATGCCGAGGTCTGCGGGTGTTCACGGCACGTTCTGGGCGTCGGAGGGTCCTCAACGACAGGCGGGACTTCTGGCTGTCCGGGAGAGGCACTAACCGAACGAAAGGCGTTGTTCGGGCCTCCTAGGCGGTGAACAAGAGGCCTTACAGGTGTTCACGGGCCACGGGTGGCCACTACCAGGTTGAATAGGCCCATGATAATGGGTCCTATGGAAAGTAGGGTTATAGGCGAGGTTTTAACAGGACTACTGGGCGTATCGTTGACGGAATCACCAAATAATTCTTTATTGGTTCATACCTGATTCACTATTCACTTGGATCGAAGAGAAATATAACTTTCCGATTAACTCACTAACTTGAATACTTCCAACGGTTATTTTAACTGTAACTAGCTGTTCCCGGCaagctttgtcttgcctactgcgtttttgacgtttcaagtctctaGCCAAGCGACCTCGCAAGcgaccaagtccccgttcaaaatgtatgaaaacccgattttcaaaaactctcatttttcccatgtattaggcctcataaaccttccttgggtgaaaactaacagaacaaaactaagacgacccaaatcggaccagccgttcgcaagttatgcgcggtcccacgtatgccattgcatttttatatatatagattgactTTTGGCTCTAAAGCGAACAATTTGCCTCAAAAGGTCAGAGCGGAAAGTGCTCTTCGCTTGGTTCGACCCAGTAGCCTGTTCCTCTTGCCTTTTTCCCATTCCCCTTTGAATTTATCTTTTTGACGTGGATTGTGTCATGGCAGCTCTTcccctttttggctcattttgtgTATGTGTTGTGTTAGGTCTGTTCAGTGTAGGGTGATTGtgtgttaacaaattttgttctgattttatTAATTATCCTTTTATAACATACCAATTTACTAACATTTTACTCCAACTATATCAACAAATACTAACAAATTTATCCTTAAGGACTAATAAACATAGTTAGCGTTTCTCAACGGTAACAGATCagactaggagttccttcagagagttcttctgaagttccttcacgaattcctactggagttcctactaaaattcctctaggaatcagtTACGaagtgccttcagaaattcctctagaactccCATCAAGGATTTCTCGTGGCGTACCATCTGTGAtctttctagaagttctttcaaggatcgCTCCAGTAGTTCCTTGAGCGATCTTTCCAGGAAATTCATCaagagttcctacaggatttcctactggtatccctcctggaattgcttcaacgatccatcctggagttctttgagtgattcctcctggaatattcagggattttttcaggaattcctcttataatttctgctagagttccttcaagatttcgtccagaaattctttcggaaaaatctcctggaatttcttcggagtttcctttTTCAATTACTTCGGGATGCTCCGCGGACagttttcggagattcttccaggatttcttttagggatttctcaggaagttcctccagagattaatccAGGAGGTCCAtcgaagattcctgcagtaaGTAGTTAATcaggtatttcaccagaaattccttcagagatcatttgaggattcaaggatgccttcttgaaatccatcagaaaatcctcagaaattctttcatgtggTCCTTCAGGGAtaagtctaggagttccttcagggattctttctgagggtgcttcaagaattccatcaaaagtttcttcagggattcctacagaaattcattcagggattagtccaggagttcctcttaaatttcttcaggagttccttaagcgATTCACCGAGAAGTTCCTTTGGAGGTTCTTCAAGCAGTTCTACCAGGGATTGCTTCTTACATGAGTTACTAAagcagttcctttagggattctactagaagttccttctgtagGTGGATTACTTTTCAACCAAACAGTCTGTGTTATACCTGTGAACTTAACAGTATGCAATCTGCACACAAGATCTTTGATGGTCGTGTTTTTCTTTTAGAAATGTCAAACGAAACAAAACGTTCGCCGCGAGAAACCGCGTGTTCTTTTACAAGTTAAATAAAAACCCAAGTTATAACGTAGAAAGTCAACTTTATTTCTTCGAATATCGCCGAAAAACCaacaccttcaagaatttcattaggACTATAACCAGGCatatttccaggatttccctAAAGGATCTCTAATGGAatctttacaagaattcctccaggatatcgtcaagaatctctcctgaaatttcttcagggactcctcctttatggattccttatGGAATAGAGATATAGATTCTCTCAGAAGCTTCATCAGGGGTTCTTTCGGATTGCTATTCCCagatcctccggtgattcttggAGGTAATTCTCCAGAGGTCTcccatgtctttttcttctttatgaatttctgagTTTATTTTTTCTCCCTTAAtggcacagacctactggtccatatcgaGTTTCTGAGTTCAACCGCCAAAGGCACaactaacgagtctggaataacaaagaggagaaacgtcaaaattggaacagccgatttgctgtcatccccatagttccaatcaagcaggagacctgtcaaaacgaccaggattcgccattttggtatactcgagacactttaggcaGAACCACCTGGACTCATTCAAAAGCACGTCGTGTGATTTTCATTCAGTGTTTTAAGCGGGACGCCTGACACACTAAAACAGAAGAGgcaatttccatgaaaatattGTTAAGCATGAAAAATTTACGAATTTACATATTGCAATATTGCACaaattttattcttttttttttatttaatagtGATGGAATATATAATTGTGAATTTACAGGATAAAGGTAAGCATATAAAAGAATAAATAAGAAGAGTAACTTTGAAAATTACGAGGCTCATCACGAGGGGGGCGACAATAATCCATTTAGTTCGCGATAACGCCTTATTTTATttgattttcttgattttccCAATTATCAACCACTACTTCCATTACTTTGGATTTTAATCGATTTCATCGGATTTTCTCCCATTATTCCAATTGTGATTGTTTTATCGCTTTTTATTCTCAACAAAATGGTCAAAATCCGAAATTATCTGAAAAAATCGGATAAAATGACGAAAATCGCTCAAATGGTTGAGACGTCGCGACGCCGTAACTTGACAGCTCTTCCAGGCGTCGTTTATCAGctgtaatcaaaacaaaaacttctgTCCAGTTCATAGGAATTCGCGAGGGAATTCGTAGTTCGTCGAAAAAATTAGGTGAGTTTAAAAAATATGTATCAGTTATTTTAATTATATCTTATGTACGTCCATGCCAACACTTCGACAGAATGGTTAGTCGGACaaggaggatttctggagaagtGAAAGCCAGCTCCCGTTCCCATCCGGCGCTGAGAATGGAACAGCTGAGAAGTACAAGTGGACGACATCGCCAAATACGTCAAGATTGGCCAAAAGAGATAATAATCTCAAATGAGTTTTGGACCCTCCGGAAGCTATATTTTCGGGACCGATTTTGCACAACAGCCACAACGACAAGTTTCTGAAGAACCATTCTTAAACCGGCAACTCCGCGCATAGGTCGATACACAACAACCCTTCGAACATTTGAAGGCCGCGGGGAGGGCCGAAGTTCAAAATCATCATCAAATCCTCGGACACTTCCCCTTAAGGCATCAGTCTAAAGTTCTTGCACAAAAATACAATGATGTAGATTTCCAAATAAAATAGCCTCACAACTTATTTAATACTTTTACTCAGTTGAGCCGCCACACCTTCGGAGAAATTAATATTCGAAAGTCACGGGAAGTGTACGACGGTACGGCCTCGGGTACCTCGGGAATGCCAAACAACAAACATATCAAACTTCGAGCATCGATTCCAAATCGTCCAACCTTCCGGCAATAATGTTATCGCCACCAAGGAGAACCCAATCAATTCGTTCCTCGATTCCGGGCGACACGCAATCCTCCGACCGTGACACCAGCTGACGCAGCTTCTGAGCTCGATGTTCTAGCCTCGAACGCCCTGGACAAAATCCGGCTTGTAATCACAACttttgtaaacaaaaacaaaaacgagGAAATTTGACATTATCGATTATATTCGATTCGATGATAATGCCAAaattataatcgattttatcggatttcTCGGATATGGACGATTTTAATCGATTATTGTTCATTTATCTAATTTAATTGAAATAAAGCATGAATAATTAAGTTATGGTCTAAAATCGAGATAATCTGCATATGTCGCCCCCCTCGGCTCATCAGGTcaaattatagacactatagattccatagactcgcggagacatggttgagcaatacgattttagtgtgttttgccgtaaatttagagtgtaccgagcgaatatgacgtcacgcaatccattgtcattattgaaatcgtgacgtcatgctcgtttggctacacgaactgacagttcgtttggctacagttgtcttcgcctccgcgagtctatggaatctatagtgtctataggtcAAATCCGTCCATCGAACACAACTTTGAGTGAACCATTTCAAGTGTGCCGAAGAGAGGGAAAACACCGCGCAGCGGGGGAGAGAGAACAATTTGACATTTCTTCGTGCAATCCCCCGTCCGCGNNNNNNNNNNNNNNNNNNNNNNNTCACGATATTTTATACCAGTGCATCAGATTCGATGACAACCTGAATAGAAAaatcaggcccctggcatgaatgaaatatatcgtagccaacatctaactgccttatactcatattcgtgcaaattaaaacgaacgtgtaatcaacaaacgcagtttttgtttgatgttgtgagccatacacgaaatcacattcacaatgcgtgtttgttgggttgctttattcaactaatcgcatgctcctcttaccgtacattaatattaaagcgagtttgacgtgttttgtgatcataacaggtgaaaaaaatgattccaaaaactgatcaacaatccaaaataaacgttaaacaaaaaaatgttgatgttttcgcatttgacagtgggcgctatttattagcgcccaggacatcctgtctaccatgattccaatgcattgatataggccgtgtcagaggCCTGGACGtttacctttctctttcaaacatgcaggcggaataggatttgttgtcatcaggaaaggtttcccgatgaaaagaaatcctatcccgcctgcaagcttaaaagagagaggtgaataaacgtcagcaagctctatttaatatattgtctatccggttggaatcaagaccgacattcaatcaaaaattgccattttcttggtccacaagtatcgcaactgtttcgcatctagtgcgctgtgttgctgacaacaacgggaaggatgcgcactacatttgacatgattaaaaaacgtcgcgagttgggtcgcgtcgcgacttgattgtgcgaagtccggtttggtggcggcccgacaataaagaAAATATTCATGGaatcccgcataaacgataaccataagatgtgcttaaccacccatttgggatacagttcgaacagtatgcggtattgttgaaccgtccaCATTACGTTCCGcgtatggtgttggtttattagggataTAACTTGAAATAATACATATTACATCATGTATTACGTACAtaaatacatttatttgttcattgttattgttacgaacgcgaagcgtgaagtacatttgaatccacacaattcggaacgaattcctttccaaccatttcctacaactaaccaagcgagccgcatcataaaaccccaatcaaattcgaacaatcatgacctaccacaatataatagggcccgcgattataaacgtagagcagagcggcaatgtttatcagcataacgaagcaaaagctatgcggctgaggggctcgactgactttgagcagcatgataaaataaacaatctgaagcgacacccgatggaaaccataccaatagcctagcagatcggcagcattctaaatgtaatcaaaatccatcattgaacttgatcttgaaaattaggccagctgagcatcgggatcgtgcaaaatatgaatggtagatctaattctgtacaaatacaatcaaatcatgtagctacacagaaaaaaattgtcCGGTAAACGCGACCACAAAACTGTGTTCAAATCTACCATGGCATATTATGGCATAAGTAACAGACAGTAGATTCAAATTAACTGATTTGTTGTGAATATTACTATGCCTCCGCCAAAAATGTTGAAGTTATGATGACTATTATTTGCAGTTAAAAATACCATGTTGTAGTATCAAATCTACTACTTTTGTGGTAATATTTACCATGCGCATCGAACGTTCTTACCATGACGAATCTGTTTTACTATGTTTATTGTCAACCCAAGCGCATTGCACCGACGTTTTTCAGCAGACATTAATTTCGTTCAAATTTACCACAATAATGGTAATTATCCGTGCCGAAGGAGGTAGGATTGACGTTTGGCCATTTTGTGAAAATAAAAGTAGCAGTTCGTTTGCAGAAGGCTTTACTTTCGCCTATATTTGCTAATTTAACTTATTTTTGGTAATATTTTGGTCAAAAAGCGAAAAAAACGGTAAACTAGAAGCCTCGGTGTGAAGGTAAGTTTGAATATTCCATCTCAATCAATGCAACTGAACATATTTTTTCATTTCGTTCGCAGGTGAAGACCGGAAGGTTGAGTTTTGGAATGGATGTTTTTTTCCTCGGAGGTAAGAACGTAATTGAAAAAATCAGATGCAAATTAATAATTGCAACAAATTTGTAGTTACAGAACTCCTCAACAAAAGTGAATCTTGTGGTCGTCTACAGGAGCACAGAAGATTATTGGAAATATTTCAAGTTGCGGTCTGTATAACATCCAAGAGTGAATTGCGAGATAACTACACCAACGTGTGTGAGCTGATCCTGATACGAGCGAATAAAAATAACAAATCAATAATACGTATTAATACCGAACaacaaattgatcatttgatttCTATTTGTATACAATACACCACAATACCATACGATCATAAACAAAACTAACAGTAAAACAAACTTCAATTGTAGTCAAATATACTATGGTCGGAAAAATCTAGTTAATGTAAATTTCGTTAATTCGACTATTAACATGGTAAAATGGGAAGACCTCAAAATACTACAAACCTAGTAAAAAATACTGAGAGAAGTGAAAATGAGGGCATAGTAAAAATGACAACATTCATTATTACAATAATATCGATATGTAGTCTGCTGAAAATTGCAGGTGCTTTGCGCTTAATTTAACCCCCTGAAATGGTAATTTCGACCGCAACCTTTTTTTGCGTGTagagattgctcaaattcaggaaaattctctcttcggagaagaaaatatttctcctgtgaaaacacgaaaaaccatgtacccgcgaaagatcattctagaaatctggccgctcatatattcatgttaaaacacgtactgaaagtgtaaatgtgtagatcgtaacgagagccgcaatttcatcatcctttcaggaaagatcatgtgtaatttttggtaggccctgcggctataaaagaggaagatcaatgaagacgacagtcagttttgtttttggactccaaactggatacctcccggataagtattttgctactcaaattcctttgatcctgaacttgcacttgcgaagcttaaattattctgatcacttcattggataattcaatccttctaaagtgttgatatttagaatcgtggaagtctaagtcattggatcggtcaaactttttctcactctggtaagccaaggttccgaatgcgagaaacgttggcatgagtctagaaaaggccagtttgattttgatccaagtgtagaggcacttatttctcactctggtacgccaaggttccgaatgcgagtaacgttggcatgagtctagaaaggcctaagtgctctacacacgattttagacgagtcccaaatcattgaatctatcgaactttttctcactctggtaagctagggttccgaatgcgagaacgttggcatgagtctagaaaaggccagttcgatttagattcaagtgtgaaggcatttatttctcactctggtacgccaaggttccgaatgcgagtaacgttggcatgagtctagaaaggcctaaatccttacacacacgatttggacgttcgattttaactattctccttcttgaacctcctaccctg includes:
- the LOC109400398 gene encoding luciferin sulfotransferase, translating into MNIEYRKLDRDLQEQLDGFFRTNNSLVEVHPGRVLMPSKFQAIGEDIKNFEIRSDDVWLHSYPRTGSTWAQEMIWLLGNNLDYEGAKNIQQVRTPLLELSAIFSEDRSVEDFVTEHKKVNSVTCVHNMPSPRFVKCHLPWQLLPNEMDQVRPKMIYIARNPKDLCVSYYYYCQLIHQTEGSLEDFCEIFLADNAPIGPMWAHMLSFWKRRNQPNILFLKYEDMKRNLPTVIRQTAEFMNVGHNLTDEDVQQLCDHLQFDRMQKNPAVNMEPLMKNSAQIDDKASVKFIRKGAIGDWKNHMSEELSRRFDAWISEHFDGTGLEFDYE